A single Crateriforma conspicua DNA region contains:
- a CDS encoding NAD(P)/FAD-dependent oxidoreductase, with protein MQASYDCVVVGAGPAGGAAAAVVAEAGHSTLLIEREPVPRFHVGESLMPETYWPLQRLGLNERVRDAGWQIKKSVQFVSGRGNESEPFFFRTHDDRDCSDTWQVERSEFDKMLFDRAGELGADCQDRTRLMDVHTDDAGQVTGVTVKDADGQSKRIDCRVVIDATGQQAFIANKLGLKQMNEELRKAAIWTYYQNARRGEGDNEGATIIMHTESKDAWFWFIPQSRGITSVGVVSDNDYLLKGRGTPAEVFAEELERCPGMKSRLADATRVGQIRTAKEFSYMTTQHSGNGWVLVGDAFGFLDPVYSSGVYFALEMGVRAGDAVAEGLAKKDVSAEQLGSWCGEFKEGMTWLRKLVFAFYSKDFSIGQFMKKHPEHRGGVTDLLIGRIFHEKAGKLFPDMDSMIQSVQRPESDMMSTS; from the coding sequence ATGCAAGCCAGTTACGATTGTGTGGTAGTGGGTGCGGGTCCGGCAGGCGGTGCGGCCGCGGCAGTGGTCGCCGAAGCCGGCCACTCGACGCTGTTGATCGAACGTGAACCGGTCCCACGTTTTCACGTCGGTGAATCCTTGATGCCGGAAACCTATTGGCCGCTGCAGCGACTGGGGCTGAACGAGCGGGTCCGCGACGCGGGATGGCAAATCAAAAAATCCGTCCAATTCGTGTCCGGTCGCGGCAATGAATCGGAGCCGTTTTTCTTTCGCACCCACGACGATCGCGATTGCAGCGACACCTGGCAAGTTGAACGCAGCGAATTTGACAAAATGTTGTTCGACCGCGCCGGTGAACTCGGCGCCGATTGCCAAGACCGCACTCGATTGATGGACGTCCATACCGATGATGCGGGTCAGGTCACCGGGGTGACGGTGAAAGATGCTGACGGTCAGTCAAAACGAATCGATTGTCGTGTCGTGATCGACGCGACCGGCCAGCAAGCGTTCATCGCCAACAAGCTTGGCCTGAAGCAGATGAACGAAGAACTTCGTAAGGCGGCTATCTGGACTTACTATCAAAACGCACGTCGTGGCGAAGGTGATAACGAAGGTGCCACGATCATCATGCACACCGAATCCAAAGACGCTTGGTTTTGGTTCATCCCTCAGTCGCGCGGGATCACCAGCGTCGGTGTGGTTTCGGACAACGATTACCTGTTGAAAGGTCGCGGGACCCCAGCGGAGGTCTTCGCCGAAGAACTGGAACGTTGTCCCGGTATGAAATCGCGTTTGGCCGATGCGACGCGTGTCGGGCAAATCCGCACGGCGAAAGAGTTCTCCTACATGACGACCCAGCATTCCGGCAACGGCTGGGTCTTGGTGGGCGATGCTTTCGGGTTCCTAGATCCGGTGTACAGCAGCGGCGTCTACTTTGCCTTGGAAATGGGCGTCCGTGCCGGTGATGCCGTGGCGGAAGGCTTGGCGAAGAAGGACGTTTCGGCAGAGCAGCTTGGCAGCTGGTGCGGCGAATTCAAGGAAGGCATGACGTGGCTTCGCAAGCTGGTGTTTGCTTTCTACAGCAAAGACTTCAGCATCGGCCAATTTATGAAAAAACACCCGGAACACCGTGGTGGCGTTACGGACCTGTTGATCGGTCGCATCTTTCACGAGAAGGCCGGCAAGCTGTTCCCCGACATGGATTCAATGATCCAAAGCGTCCAGCGGCCCGAATCCGACATGATGTCGACCTCTTAG
- a CDS encoding efflux RND transporter permease subunit, with product MASDNPTESSQDAPSGLGSARFDDAESRQIAQRYRRRLTIGAVLLVILAVPAVIHTKSAMDGLVNRPPNWLPDDLPEKVVFNRFMTRFDLADLLMVSWEGADLQSPQLDAAAAMVDLLSVEGVATADGKVPIRLVTNDDVAVALPDGYPVDEAKLTAIAGRINEILVETRTVSELSPPPTDLTGPYHDPNYPIIWVRSGEDTVRRMMASPANFPRGAAQRRLEGSIVGPDGEQTCLLIALTDIGATHRRSLLPQLRSLVAETVGKDPDDPTAIVMVGGPIDGATVDDASVRSVEFFAPPSAIVAALMCFLCLRSLPLTATIVSIAVVCEGLVLAIVYYTGTPMNAVLIVLPPLVFVLTISSGIHLSNYYFDAAEEFADLTPALAAKRALRAGMVPCLLAVGTTVVGLGSLTLVRLHPIRVFGFVASIGVSMSLLLLLWCLPGAMVMAGFRNDDPKRPKRPPRFVAAKWLTHWLAEKYKDFVRARLARPWPMIFGFALITLGAGQGLTQLESSVSVPRMFLPDSFIRTQYDWFEENIGATVSGDLLVTFPKPPAVVAPDDGEQVDAPESTEAVDLVDPLDQLRIVQAVHKAAIDEPRISSVLSAASFIPPVSRSRGLAGSASRTVARSLIRDPDSSLGSLGFISHSDDDYLWRLSFRLPQKVEADYGSDLSRIDATANAALADALAALEVDPAVAAKIDVDLTGQVAIIQKAQEVMLRDLFRSFLAAFGVVAVVMVLLLKSVQGGLIAMIPNLFPTVTIFGLMGLIRSPLDIGSVMTASVALGIAVDDTVHLLSRFGSRRARGLSLPRSALGALDQCGIAMLETTMICGLSLMVYWFSDFVPTSHFAVLMFSLLSAALFGDVFLLPAMMASPLGNYLSRTVGSDPEASLTHESAESTDNLIHSVHEVPWQDRETITKS from the coding sequence TTGGCTAGCGACAATCCCACCGAAAGTTCGCAGGACGCCCCGTCCGGATTGGGGTCGGCCCGTTTTGACGACGCTGAATCACGGCAAATCGCCCAGCGTTACCGTCGACGGCTGACGATCGGCGCCGTTTTGCTGGTGATCTTGGCCGTTCCCGCGGTCATCCACACGAAATCTGCAATGGACGGATTGGTCAACCGTCCGCCCAATTGGTTACCCGACGACCTGCCCGAAAAGGTTGTCTTCAACCGGTTCATGACCCGGTTCGACTTGGCCGATTTGCTGATGGTCAGTTGGGAGGGGGCGGATTTACAGTCCCCACAGCTGGACGCGGCCGCCGCGATGGTGGATTTGCTTAGTGTCGAAGGCGTGGCGACCGCCGATGGCAAGGTACCGATACGCTTGGTCACCAACGACGACGTGGCTGTCGCGCTGCCTGATGGCTATCCGGTGGACGAAGCCAAGCTGACCGCGATTGCCGGGCGGATCAACGAAATTTTGGTCGAAACCCGTACTGTTTCGGAATTGTCGCCACCGCCGACGGACCTGACCGGCCCCTACCACGATCCGAATTACCCGATCATCTGGGTCCGCAGTGGCGAAGACACCGTGCGGCGGATGATGGCGTCGCCGGCGAACTTTCCCCGCGGTGCGGCTCAGCGGCGGCTGGAAGGATCGATTGTCGGACCCGATGGAGAACAAACGTGTTTGTTGATCGCGTTGACCGACATCGGCGCGACGCATCGGCGGTCCCTGTTGCCACAACTGCGATCCTTGGTCGCCGAAACGGTCGGCAAAGACCCGGACGATCCGACGGCGATCGTGATGGTGGGCGGTCCCATCGACGGGGCGACCGTGGACGATGCCAGCGTGCGGAGTGTCGAATTCTTCGCGCCACCGTCGGCGATCGTGGCCGCGCTGATGTGTTTTCTGTGTCTGCGTTCTTTGCCGCTGACGGCGACGATCGTTTCGATCGCGGTGGTGTGCGAAGGCCTGGTCTTGGCGATCGTTTACTACACCGGCACACCGATGAATGCGGTGTTGATCGTGTTGCCGCCTTTAGTGTTTGTGCTGACGATCTCGTCTGGGATCCACCTTTCGAACTACTACTTTGACGCTGCCGAAGAATTTGCCGACCTGACACCGGCGTTGGCGGCCAAGCGTGCGTTGCGTGCCGGCATGGTGCCCTGTCTGTTGGCGGTCGGGACCACGGTGGTCGGGCTGGGATCGCTGACGTTGGTCCGCTTGCATCCGATCCGTGTCTTTGGATTTGTCGCATCGATTGGCGTGTCGATGTCGCTGCTGTTGTTGCTGTGGTGTCTGCCTGGGGCAATGGTGATGGCGGGCTTTCGCAACGACGATCCGAAACGCCCCAAACGTCCGCCTCGTTTTGTCGCCGCGAAATGGCTGACGCACTGGTTGGCTGAAAAGTACAAAGACTTTGTCCGGGCGCGTTTGGCTCGACCGTGGCCGATGATTTTTGGGTTTGCATTGATCACGCTCGGTGCCGGCCAAGGGCTGACACAACTGGAATCATCCGTCAGCGTTCCGCGGATGTTTTTGCCCGACAGTTTCATTCGGACCCAGTACGACTGGTTCGAAGAAAACATCGGCGCGACCGTCAGTGGTGATCTGTTGGTGACGTTTCCCAAGCCCCCCGCGGTTGTCGCGCCAGACGATGGCGAACAAGTGGATGCACCGGAGTCGACGGAAGCCGTGGATTTGGTCGATCCGCTGGACCAGTTGCGAATCGTTCAGGCGGTCCACAAGGCGGCCATCGATGAACCGCGGATCAGTTCGGTGTTGTCGGCGGCGTCGTTCATCCCGCCGGTCAGCCGCAGTCGTGGGCTTGCCGGATCGGCCAGTCGGACCGTGGCGCGTTCGTTGATCCGGGATCCCGATTCATCACTCGGATCGCTCGGGTTCATTTCGCACAGCGATGATGACTATCTGTGGCGATTGAGTTTTCGGTTGCCGCAGAAGGTCGAAGCGGATTACGGCAGCGATCTGTCTCGCATCGACGCGACGGCCAATGCGGCGCTGGCCGATGCCTTGGCCGCTCTCGAGGTCGATCCGGCGGTGGCGGCAAAGATTGACGTGGATTTGACCGGACAAGTCGCGATCATTCAAAAGGCCCAAGAAGTCATGCTGCGGGATTTGTTCCGCAGCTTCCTGGCCGCCTTCGGTGTCGTCGCGGTGGTCATGGTGTTGTTGTTGAAAAGCGTTCAAGGCGGCTTGATCGCGATGATCCCGAACTTGTTCCCGACCGTCACGATTTTCGGGCTGATGGGTCTGATTCGTTCGCCGCTGGACATCGGGTCGGTGATGACGGCCAGCGTGGCGCTGGGCATCGCAGTCGACGATACCGTTCACTTGTTAAGCCGTTTCGGTTCACGGCGTGCTCGAGGGCTCAGCCTGCCGCGATCGGCGCTTGGTGCGCTGGACCAATGCGGCATCGCGATGTTGGAAACGACAATGATTTGCGGGCTGTCGTTGATGGTGTACTGGTTCAGCGATTTTGTTCCGACCAGCCATTTTGCGGTGCTGATGTTCAGTTTGCTTTCGGCGGCACTGTTCGGCGACGTCTTTTTGTTGCCCGCGATGATGGCCAGCCCGCTGGGCAATTATCTTTCAAGGACGGTCGGGTCGGACCCCGAAGCGTCGTTGACGCATGAGTCCGCCGAATCCACCGATAACTTGATCCACAGCGTTCACGAAGTCCCATGGCAAGATCGCGAAACAATAACGAAATCTTGA
- a CDS encoding SLC13 family permease, with protein MQSKLSSWFLPAAPVLAFLVGSACYWNGLSLQASVCAAVAIICALWWIFECLHIAVVGLVPFVVFPLAGVVSHKSVAAAYGDTMILLLMGGFFLSAAMERSGAHRRIALEMVRLVGGTGGRRLVLGFMLATASLSMWISNSATSLMMLPIALAILDRANDPTLEKPLLLGMAYAASVGGMATPIGTPPNVIFMGVLASTFDRQMTFLGWMMYGIPIVAVLIPLIWWWVTRKVSQTGRITMPKVGSWRPSEIRVMIIFAIAAALWIFRKGPYGGWSAWMPGGDLIGDATVALAASLAMFICPAGETLKSFDKNDAPATGNVPASHRDDKTQTSRLLDWDTAVQIPWGILVMFGGGLALAKGFEQSGLSETIGQQLTFIADAPLWVVVLTVCLLVSFMTEMTSSTATATLLLPILAAMAIQTGIRPESIMVPGTISASCAFMLPVATAPNTIIFSSGKIRTDEMARTGLFLNLAAAVVITVVSYQMSAFGF; from the coding sequence TTGCAATCCAAGCTTTCATCGTGGTTTTTGCCGGCGGCGCCGGTTCTTGCTTTCCTGGTCGGTTCCGCATGTTATTGGAACGGACTGTCGTTGCAGGCAAGTGTTTGCGCGGCGGTCGCGATCATTTGTGCGCTGTGGTGGATTTTCGAATGCCTTCACATCGCGGTCGTCGGCCTGGTCCCCTTCGTCGTCTTTCCACTCGCCGGCGTGGTGTCGCACAAAAGCGTGGCCGCGGCCTACGGCGACACGATGATTCTGTTGTTGATGGGCGGTTTCTTTCTGTCCGCTGCGATGGAACGCAGCGGCGCGCACCGTCGAATCGCGTTGGAAATGGTCCGCTTGGTTGGCGGGACCGGTGGCCGACGTTTGGTGTTGGGATTCATGCTGGCCACCGCATCGTTGTCGATGTGGATTAGCAATTCGGCGACGTCGTTGATGATGTTGCCGATCGCACTTGCGATCTTGGATCGTGCCAACGATCCGACGTTGGAAAAGCCGTTGTTGTTGGGGATGGCTTACGCGGCAAGCGTTGGCGGCATGGCGACGCCGATCGGCACGCCACCCAACGTGATCTTCATGGGCGTGTTGGCATCAACGTTCGATCGCCAAATGACGTTTTTGGGATGGATGATGTACGGCATCCCGATCGTCGCGGTGCTGATCCCGCTGATCTGGTGGTGGGTGACGCGAAAGGTGTCGCAAACCGGACGGATCACGATGCCGAAAGTCGGATCTTGGCGGCCCAGCGAGATCCGGGTGATGATCATCTTTGCGATTGCCGCGGCGCTGTGGATTTTTCGCAAAGGACCCTATGGCGGATGGTCGGCGTGGATGCCCGGCGGCGACTTGATTGGCGATGCGACGGTGGCGCTTGCCGCTTCATTGGCGATGTTCATCTGCCCAGCGGGCGAAACCTTGAAATCGTTTGACAAAAACGATGCTCCGGCCACCGGCAACGTTCCCGCATCGCATCGAGACGACAAGACGCAAACGTCGCGATTGTTGGACTGGGACACCGCAGTACAAATCCCCTGGGGCATCCTGGTGATGTTCGGCGGTGGACTGGCGCTGGCCAAAGGATTCGAGCAATCGGGGCTGAGCGAAACGATCGGCCAACAGTTGACGTTCATTGCTGACGCGCCGCTGTGGGTGGTCGTTTTGACGGTTTGTTTGCTGGTCAGTTTTATGACGGAGATGACCAGCAGCACCGCGACGGCAACGTTGTTGTTGCCGATCCTGGCTGCGATGGCGATCCAAACCGGGATCCGACCCGAATCGATCATGGTGCCGGGGACGATCAGCGCTTCGTGCGCTTTCATGCTGCCGGTGGCAACGGCGCCCAACACGATCATCTTCAGCAGCGGAAAGATCCGCACGGACGAAATGGCACGCACGGGGCTGTTTTTGAACTTGGCTGCCGCGGTCGTGATCACCGTGGTCAGCTATCAGATGTCTGCGTTTGGATTTTAA
- a CDS encoding type II secretion system protein GspD, producing MNRPIPENTATGQPTGCKRCTGFSLPRNRKPRIRRRLAVLQVAAAFAVAPHMLAGNAVAQFALPGELSTAPATEASAPAAASISAGKALIQKAKAAVAAKDYATAVKHYREAGKMTATVPALGPDVLRLSKQLADAGVDKELLSPPKNFSVGGATPIAAAAPADVNTRKAEALRLIAVGRAALDRGDIATAVTMAHRAESLNVPESAYAAGEPRVWQFMLDAKSAASKSGVAMTAGTSDAGNVMQTPFNGAAPGQADAQIAQVQNAVPVTVGTGTYGEQLYGEGMELLSKGDAKAAREKFVEAWKYESQLPLETRRSLQDKLTLVQPSRLPTAGVTEPNRPLTAMEKADMEAQRATRRLYREVTAELAKTNDIKTDQPLEAIDNLKSLLRRVEGANVDQASKRSLASMVERALRDQQTYVEAHRAEIDLELQNDAVRRSIDEENAREAMIDSKVSALVDDYNVLMREGRFEEAEVIAKEVAELKPDDTIAINMFQKSRTGVRMKMYNEIAADKEDGFARQMLGVDASAVPMDPARPFQYGDALDWSEMSRRRLQDGARGRGRTAAEEVIYQKLDTPIDANYVNQPIKNVMDQISALTDIPIVIDNRALQAERMDSSQPVTLDLPGSIPLKNALNLMLRDYDLTYMVDNDVLMITTQDVKRSNVYPVTYRVTDLVTPIPNFSTSNDNGLQSAMQAAYQMANPVANVQVMPVSATDLGAGIAGPMARNQNGMNNPMALGQYSPSGLTGAGIPQSEPLGGGSMADFSQLMMLIQTTIEPETWEAMGGTSTMFPYSANLSLVVSTTSDVHDQISDLLESLRRLQNLQITIEVRFITLSDTFFERIGVDFDVSFDDNASQLPDDDSGPEVTIGLSSPGIPTPDLDITLSNNLFESTTPTFGGFDVNSASSIGFAILSDIEAFFFLQAVQGNGRSNVMQAPKVTLFDGQLATINDTSARPFVTSITPVVGDFAVAQQPIITVLNEGTQLQVQGVVSDDKRYVRLTLVPFFSQIGDVNTFTFEGRRSTSRNVAAERDTNGDGTIDETDEETEEDIIEGTTVQLPTFASTSVSTTVNVPDGGTIMLGGIKRLSEGRTERGVPFFSKIPYVSRLFRNVGIGRESSSLMMMVTPRIIIEEEQELAQTGFTSQR from the coding sequence TTGAATCGCCCAATCCCCGAGAATACCGCAACAGGGCAACCGACCGGGTGTAAGCGTTGCACCGGTTTCTCGTTGCCACGGAACCGCAAACCACGGATTCGACGTCGACTGGCCGTCTTGCAGGTCGCGGCCGCGTTCGCCGTCGCGCCCCACATGCTGGCCGGCAACGCCGTCGCACAGTTCGCCTTACCCGGCGAATTGTCGACCGCTCCCGCCACCGAAGCTTCGGCACCCGCCGCGGCATCGATCAGCGCCGGTAAAGCGTTGATCCAGAAAGCCAAAGCAGCGGTCGCCGCCAAAGACTACGCCACCGCGGTGAAGCATTACCGCGAAGCCGGCAAGATGACCGCGACCGTCCCCGCACTGGGTCCGGACGTCTTGCGACTGTCCAAACAACTGGCCGACGCCGGTGTCGACAAGGAATTGTTGTCGCCGCCGAAGAACTTCAGCGTCGGCGGCGCCACGCCGATCGCCGCTGCGGCACCGGCCGACGTGAACACTCGCAAGGCCGAAGCCCTGCGATTGATCGCCGTCGGACGCGCCGCACTTGATCGTGGCGACATCGCCACCGCCGTCACGATGGCCCACCGCGCCGAATCGCTGAACGTTCCCGAATCGGCTTATGCCGCCGGCGAACCTCGCGTCTGGCAATTCATGTTGGACGCCAAGTCGGCCGCCAGCAAATCGGGCGTTGCCATGACCGCCGGCACATCGGACGCCGGCAATGTCATGCAAACGCCGTTCAACGGTGCCGCCCCAGGTCAAGCCGACGCCCAGATCGCTCAGGTGCAAAACGCTGTTCCGGTCACGGTCGGCACCGGCACCTATGGCGAACAGCTTTACGGCGAAGGCATGGAGCTGTTGTCAAAGGGCGACGCCAAAGCCGCCCGTGAGAAGTTCGTCGAGGCTTGGAAATACGAATCGCAATTGCCGCTTGAAACGCGTCGATCGCTGCAAGACAAGCTTACGCTGGTGCAACCATCACGTTTGCCCACCGCCGGCGTGACCGAGCCGAATCGCCCGCTGACGGCGATGGAAAAGGCCGACATGGAAGCACAACGTGCGACCCGTCGACTGTACCGCGAAGTCACCGCCGAATTGGCCAAGACCAACGACATCAAGACCGATCAACCGCTCGAAGCAATCGACAACTTGAAATCGTTGTTGCGTCGCGTCGAAGGTGCCAACGTCGACCAAGCATCCAAGCGTTCGCTGGCCAGCATGGTCGAACGAGCCCTGCGGGATCAACAAACCTATGTCGAAGCTCACCGAGCCGAAATCGATCTGGAACTGCAAAATGATGCGGTTCGTCGATCGATCGACGAAGAGAACGCTCGCGAAGCGATGATCGATTCCAAAGTCAGTGCTTTGGTCGACGACTACAACGTTCTGATGCGTGAAGGACGCTTCGAAGAAGCCGAAGTCATCGCCAAGGAAGTTGCCGAGCTGAAGCCCGACGACACCATCGCGATCAACATGTTCCAGAAAAGTCGCACCGGTGTGCGGATGAAGATGTACAACGAGATCGCCGCCGACAAGGAAGACGGGTTCGCCCGCCAAATGTTGGGCGTCGACGCAAGTGCCGTCCCGATGGACCCGGCGCGTCCGTTCCAATACGGCGACGCGTTGGACTGGAGCGAAATGTCACGTCGTCGTCTGCAAGACGGTGCACGCGGACGTGGTCGCACCGCAGCGGAAGAAGTCATCTATCAGAAGCTGGACACGCCGATTGACGCCAACTACGTCAATCAGCCCATCAAGAACGTGATGGATCAGATCAGCGCTCTGACGGACATTCCGATCGTGATCGACAACCGTGCGTTGCAAGCCGAACGCATGGACAGCAGCCAGCCCGTCACGCTGGACTTGCCGGGTTCGATCCCGCTGAAGAATGCGTTGAACCTGATGCTTCGTGATTACGACCTGACCTACATGGTCGACAACGACGTGTTGATGATCACGACCCAAGACGTTAAACGCAGCAACGTTTACCCGGTGACCTACCGTGTTACCGACTTGGTCACGCCGATCCCGAACTTTTCAACGTCGAACGACAACGGCCTGCAAAGTGCCATGCAAGCGGCCTATCAAATGGCCAACCCGGTTGCCAACGTTCAAGTCATGCCGGTCAGTGCGACCGACCTGGGTGCCGGCATCGCCGGACCGATGGCCCGAAACCAAAACGGCATGAACAACCCGATGGCCCTGGGACAGTATTCGCCCAGCGGTTTGACCGGTGCGGGCATCCCGCAATCCGAGCCGCTTGGTGGTGGATCGATGGCTGACTTCAGCCAGCTGATGATGCTGATCCAAACCACGATCGAACCGGAAACGTGGGAAGCCATGGGCGGTACCAGCACCATGTTCCCGTACAGTGCCAACCTGTCCTTGGTCGTCAGCACCACCAGTGACGTTCACGACCAGATTTCGGACCTGCTGGAATCGCTGCGTCGTCTGCAAAACCTGCAGATCACCATCGAAGTCCGCTTCATCACGCTTAGCGACACGTTCTTCGAACGAATCGGCGTCGACTTTGATGTCAGCTTCGACGACAACGCATCGCAACTGCCCGATGACGACAGCGGCCCCGAAGTCACGATCGGTCTGAGTTCGCCGGGCATCCCGACGCCGGACCTGGACATCACGCTTAGCAATAACTTGTTTGAGTCGACGACGCCAACCTTCGGCGGCTTCGACGTCAACAGTGCCTCGTCGATCGGCTTTGCAATCCTGTCGGACATCGAAGCGTTCTTCTTCTTGCAAGCCGTGCAAGGAAACGGACGAAGCAACGTCATGCAGGCTCCCAAGGTCACCCTGTTCGACGGCCAATTGGCGACGATCAACGATACCAGTGCACGTCCTTTCGTGACCAGTATCACCCCGGTCGTCGGTGACTTTGCCGTCGCACAACAGCCGATCATCACCGTTCTGAACGAAGGTACCCAGTTGCAAGTTCAGGGCGTTGTCAGCGATGACAAACGCTATGTGCGACTGACCCTGGTGCCGTTCTTCAGCCAGATCGGTGACGTCAACACCTTCACCTTCGAAGGCCGTCGCAGCACGTCACGCAACGTTGCCGCCGAACGCGACACCAACGGCGACGGAACGATCGATGAAACCGATGAAGAAACCGAAGAGGACATCATCGAGGGTACCACGGTTCAGCTGCCGACGTTCGCGTCGACCTCGGTCAGCACGACCGTGAACGTTCCCGACGGTGGTACGATCATGCTGGGTGGAATCAAGCGTTTGTCGGAAGGCCGCACCGAACGTGGTGTGCCATTCTTCAGCAAGATTCCGTACGTCAGCCGCCTGTTCCGCAATGTCGGTATCGGTCGCGAATCGTCCAGCCTGATGATGATGGTGACCCCACGGATCATCATCGAAGAGGAACAGGAACTGGCCCAAACCGGTTTCACATCACAACGCTAA